A window of Aurantibacillus circumpalustris genomic DNA:
GGAAATATTCCGCCATGGTTAATCCTGATAAAGCCACACGAGCACGTGCTCCTGGAGGCTCGTTCATTTGACCGAATACGAAAGTAGCTTGCGATTTTTCTAATTCTTTTAAATCTACTTTATTTAAATCCCATCCGCCTTTTTCCATACTGTGTTTGAATTCTTCACCGTATTTTACGATACCAGATTCAATCATCTCACGTAATAAGTCATTTCCCTCACGAGAACGCTCACCTACTCCAGCAAATACTGAGTAACCAGAGTGACCTTTAGCGATGTTATTAATTAACTCTTGAATTAATACAGTTTTACCAACACCAGCACCACCGAATAAACCAATTTTACCACCTTTTGAGTAAGGTTCAATTAAGTCGATTACTTTGATACCAGTATATAATACTTCTGTAGCAGTAGATAAATCTTCGAATTTTGGTGGATCGCGGTGAATCGATTTTCCACCTTCGTTGCTAACCACGTTAATACCGTCGATAGCTTCGCCCACTACGTTAAATAAACGACCTTTTACTTTGTCGCCTACTGGCATTTTAATAGCGCTACCTGTAGCTACTACTTCCATACCACGGTAAACACCGTCACTACTATCCATAGCGATGGTACGTACCATATCTTCACCAATGTGTTTTTGAACTTCAAGGATTAACTTTTGATCTCCACCACGGGAAATTTCTAAAGCATCCAATATATTCGGTAATTGTCCGCCTTCAAGATCAAAGCGTACATCGATTACCGGACCAATAACCTGCGCAATTTTGCCAATTTGTTTAGACATGATAAGTTTTCTTAATTTTTAACGGCGCAAAGGTAGTATATTAATCTTGATTTCTCAACAAAAAAGTGTGGGTTATTAAGAGGTTTTTAACAAGAATAGAAATTGATTATATTCGATGTAATCTAATTAATTGATTCAATGAAACCCCAAACAAAAACATTACTATTTTTTCTATTTAACTTGTTTGTCTGCCTTGCATTCTCTCAAAATGAAACGAATAAATGGTATTTTGGTAACCACGCTGGATTAGACTTTATGACCAGTCCGCCAACGATACTAACAAACGGAGCTATAAACACTATTGAAGGTTGCGCTAGCATGTCTGACACTTCAGGTAATTTGATGTTTTATACCGATGGTATAACCGTTTATAATAAAATGCATATAGCAATGGCAAATGGAACAGGCTTAACAGGAAACAGTTCCTCCAGTCAATCCGCGATCATTGCCAAGCAGCCTGGAAACAGTACAGTTTATTATGTGTTCACACAAAGTGGACCTCCTGGAGCTGGAAGCGCATTCTCTATCGTTGATATGAGTCTAGCTGCCGGAATGGGATCTGTCACGGTTAAAAACACAACCTTGTCTGCTATTTGTACCGAGAAGTTAACGTCGGTGAAACACTGCAATGGTAGTGATATCTGGGTAATTATTC
This region includes:
- the atpD gene encoding F0F1 ATP synthase subunit beta yields the protein MSKQIGKIAQVIGPVIDVRFDLEGGQLPNILDALEISRGGDQKLILEVQKHIGEDMVRTIAMDSSDGVYRGMEVVATGSAIKMPVGDKVKGRLFNVVGEAIDGINVVSNEGGKSIHRDPPKFEDLSTATEVLYTGIKVIDLIEPYSKGGKIGLFGGAGVGKTVLIQELINNIAKGHSGYSVFAGVGERSREGNDLLREMIESGIVKYGEEFKHSMEKGGWDLNKVDLKELEKSQATFVFGQMNEPPGARARVALSGLTMAEYFRDGDGSAQGGRDILFFIDNIFRFTQAGSEVSALLGRMPSAVGYQPTLASEMGVMQERITSTKNGSITSVQAVYVPADDLTDPAPATTFSHLDATTVLSRKIAELGIYPAVDPLDSTSRILSAAVLGDEHYNCAQNVKLILQRYKELQDIIAILGMDELSEEDKLVVHRARRVQRFLSQPFHVAEQFTGLKGVFVSIEETIKGFNMILDGKVDEYPEAAFNLVGTIEEAIEKGKKILAEAK